One genomic window of bacterium includes the following:
- a CDS encoding MBL fold metallo-hydrolase yields the protein MLDTAHDPAYGEAVQVAPLVQRVTAANPSPFTFAGTGTYIVGRQRVAVIDPGPEDAAHVGALLRALEGRTVTHVCVTHTHSDHSPASRALAAATGATVFGFGPHPASDARRGDGAPAVTEEPGDWDFIPDVTLAHGDVLADEGWTLECLHTPGHISNHLCFALPEGRAVFTGDHVMGWSSTIIPPPDGNLGDYLRSLELLIDRGDRDEVYWPTHGPPITSPARYARALLAHRHRRTAEILECLRDGSATIPEMVARMYTDTPKMLHPAAERSVLAHLIHLTEQGRVRSEPAADERATRYALP from the coding sequence ATGCTCGACACCGCGCACGACCCGGCCTACGGCGAGGCCGTGCAGGTGGCGCCGCTCGTGCAGCGGGTCACGGCGGCAAATCCCAGCCCGTTCACCTTCGCCGGCACCGGCACCTACATCGTGGGCAGGCAGCGGGTTGCGGTCATCGACCCCGGACCCGAAGATGCCGCGCACGTGGGGGCGTTGCTGCGGGCTCTGGAAGGCCGCACCGTGACCCACGTCTGCGTGACCCACACCCACAGCGACCACTCCCCCGCCTCGCGGGCCCTGGCGGCGGCCACAGGCGCAACGGTCTTCGGGTTCGGCCCGCATCCGGCGAGCGACGCCCGTCGGGGCGACGGTGCGCCGGCGGTCACCGAGGAGCCCGGCGACTGGGACTTCATCCCCGACGTCACGCTCGCGCACGGCGACGTCCTGGCGGACGAAGGCTGGACGCTGGAGTGCCTGCACACCCCCGGACACATCTCCAACCACCTGTGCTTCGCGCTCCCCGAGGGGCGGGCCGTGTTCACCGGCGACCACGTCATGGGCTGGTCCTCGACGATCATCCCGCCGCCCGACGGCAACCTGGGCGACTACCTGCGCAGCCTCGAACTCCTGATCGACCGGGGCGACCGAGACGAGGTGTACTGGCCCACGCACGGGCCGCCCATCACCTCACCGGCGCGGTACGCCCGGGCACTCCTGGCGCACCGCCATCGCCGCACCGCGGAGATCCTGGAGTGCCTGCGCGACGGCTCGGCGACGATTCCGGAAATGGTCGCCCGCATGTACACGGACACTCCGAAGATGCTGCACCCCGCAGCCGAGCGCTCCGTGCTGGCACACCTGATACACCTCACCGAGCAGGGCCGCGTCCGCAGCGAACCTGCAGCCGACGAGCGGGCCACGCGCTACGCCCTTCCCTGA
- a CDS encoding nitroreductase family protein produces MTRLGLSTDELLSTTRAVRRRLDFERPVPESVLRECVELAVQAPTASNTQTWHFVFVTERDKVEAIAGLYRRGFEAYVRGPTLADRAAEDGRSVGGRFAGHDRTWVAQQRRVVDSAVYLAENMHRSPVLLIPCVATRSERPTDVVAEGGSVIQAAWSFMLAARERGLGTCWTTLHLAYERETADVLDIPYDKVRQFALIPVAYTHGVDFKPANRGGIEDVISWNRWSR; encoded by the coding sequence GTGACGAGGCTTGGGTTGTCGACCGACGAGTTGCTGTCGACCACTCGGGCGGTGCGCAGGCGGCTGGACTTCGAGCGGCCTGTGCCCGAGTCTGTGCTGCGTGAGTGCGTCGAACTGGCGGTGCAGGCGCCGACCGCCTCCAACACGCAGACCTGGCATTTCGTGTTCGTGACCGAGCGCGACAAGGTCGAGGCGATCGCCGGGCTCTACCGCCGCGGGTTCGAGGCGTATGTGCGGGGGCCCACGCTCGCCGACCGGGCGGCGGAGGATGGCCGGTCCGTCGGCGGGAGATTCGCGGGCCACGACAGGACGTGGGTGGCCCAGCAGCGACGGGTCGTCGATTCCGCGGTCTACCTGGCGGAGAACATGCACCGCAGCCCCGTGCTGCTCATCCCCTGCGTGGCGACCCGGTCCGAGCGTCCCACCGATGTGGTTGCCGAGGGAGGGTCGGTGATCCAGGCGGCCTGGAGCTTCATGCTGGCGGCCCGTGAGCGCGGCCTCGGCACCTGCTGGACCACCCTCCATCTCGCGTACGAGCGCGAGACGGCGGATGTTCTCGACATCCCCTACGACAAGGTCCGTCAGTTCGCCCTGATCCCTGTCGCCTACACGCACGGCGTGGACTTCAAGCCCGCCAACCGCGGCGGGATCGAGGATGTGATCAGCTGGAACCGCTGGAGCCGCTGA